In Stigmatella aurantiaca, one DNA window encodes the following:
- a CDS encoding vWA domain-containing protein has translation MRVHKPARIVLLSALLGWGAACDSPVDRPGSGVPGRCQAEAPVIPPQKTDILFVIDNSGSMSEEQAAIATELPAFLEQLRQGGGVAQDFRVGVITTSVYLRTRGGVDYFSEEGGRLRTVPPRPGGEPMAEKYIEGTDPELLEKFRRLVVQGVSGSGQETPFEAVRLAVADPALADLPLEQGGNKGFLRDGARLLVVVVTDEEDCSSTQRPPPVILTADASKDLCSEQADQLTSVGEYFDIFQSLKDGRGASREVLWATIGPVGLSNKEVGLIQVTTPQGEAHVSNVDCPTSYGPGFRQRAMAERFNRSLANLDSICKPDYRESLVSIAALAAISQSVEVMNIPDPMLAQVRVTRQDGTVQTCSVAGGDLRYDASGEDRPARLFFLGSCLRQPGDQAVEVKLLCAE, from the coding sequence GTGAGGGTCCATAAGCCTGCTCGAATCGTCCTGTTGTCCGCCCTCTTGGGATGGGGGGCGGCGTGCGACTCCCCGGTGGACCGGCCCGGCTCGGGGGTTCCCGGCCGCTGCCAGGCCGAGGCGCCGGTCATCCCTCCTCAGAAGACGGACATCCTCTTCGTCATCGACAACTCGGGCTCGATGTCCGAGGAGCAGGCGGCCATCGCCACCGAGCTGCCGGCCTTCCTGGAGCAGCTGCGCCAGGGCGGCGGGGTGGCCCAGGACTTCCGGGTGGGGGTCATCACCACGTCCGTGTATCTGCGGACCCGGGGAGGGGTCGACTACTTCTCGGAGGAGGGGGGGCGCCTGAGGACCGTTCCCCCCCGCCCGGGCGGTGAGCCCATGGCCGAGAAGTACATCGAGGGCACGGATCCGGAGCTGCTGGAGAAGTTCCGCCGGTTGGTGGTCCAGGGGGTGAGTGGCAGCGGCCAGGAGACCCCCTTCGAGGCCGTCCGGCTGGCGGTGGCCGACCCGGCGCTGGCCGATCTCCCGCTGGAGCAGGGGGGGAACAAGGGGTTCCTGAGGGACGGAGCCCGGCTGCTCGTGGTGGTGGTGACGGACGAGGAGGACTGCAGCTCCACCCAGCGTCCACCCCCGGTCATCCTCACGGCGGATGCTTCGAAGGACCTGTGCTCGGAGCAGGCGGATCAGCTCACGTCCGTGGGCGAGTACTTCGACATCTTCCAGTCGCTCAAGGACGGGCGGGGGGCATCGCGGGAGGTGCTGTGGGCCACCATCGGCCCGGTGGGGCTGAGCAATAAGGAGGTAGGGCTGATCCAGGTCACCACGCCGCAGGGGGAAGCCCACGTGAGCAACGTGGACTGTCCGACCTCCTATGGGCCTGGCTTCCGTCAACGCGCCATGGCCGAGCGCTTCAACCGCTCGCTGGCGAACCTGGACTCCATCTGCAAGCCGGACTACCGCGAGTCGCTGGTATCCATCGCGGCGCTGGCCGCCATCTCCCAGAGCGTGGAGGTGATGAACATCCCGGATCCGATGCTGGCCCAGGTGCGGGTGACCCGGCAGGACGGCACGGTTCAGACGTGCAGCGTGGCCGGGGGAGACCTGCGCTACGACGCCTCCGGCGAGGACCGGCCCGCGCGCCTCTTCTTCCTGGGCAGCTGCCTGCGCCAGCCCGGAGACCAAGCGGTGGAAGTCAAACTTTTGTGCGCCGAGTAA
- a CDS encoding ImuA family protein has product MSAAAEERTGAVVEQLRERIRQLQAAPRGYLATLRTGVAEVDALLPSGGFPLGQALELCGEMASGRTSLALRAVAAAHQERRLCAWVDGPKELYPPAAAAMGVDLSRLLIVRPKVPAQLAWTAVQLARSGAFACVVLDLSQGLAAGGTGKAPGVRLSLAEGKKLADAAFRGGSLLLLLSSPSAPADGVTRLRTESEGAERLSVEVVRSRQGGLGTRAVLPWQALYPALGTEEAAALRLAEELPTGEEDSMPEFYRGRSWERRNGVCGIQGQRPGRDAAMPSFRSRLGGSPPSS; this is encoded by the coding sequence ATGAGCGCGGCAGCGGAGGAGCGGACGGGGGCGGTGGTGGAGCAGCTGCGCGAGCGGATCCGCCAGCTCCAGGCGGCGCCGCGGGGCTATCTGGCCACGCTGCGCACTGGGGTCGCGGAGGTTGACGCACTCTTGCCCTCGGGGGGCTTTCCCCTGGGCCAGGCCCTGGAGCTGTGCGGGGAGATGGCCTCCGGGCGCACCAGCCTGGCGCTGCGCGCGGTGGCGGCGGCGCACCAGGAGCGCCGGTTATGCGCCTGGGTGGATGGCCCCAAGGAGCTCTATCCCCCCGCCGCGGCGGCAATGGGGGTGGACCTGTCGCGGCTGCTCATCGTGCGTCCCAAGGTACCGGCCCAGCTGGCCTGGACGGCGGTGCAGCTCGCCCGGAGCGGGGCCTTCGCCTGCGTGGTGCTGGACCTGTCCCAGGGACTGGCGGCGGGGGGCACGGGGAAGGCGCCGGGCGTGCGCCTGTCGTTGGCGGAGGGCAAGAAGCTGGCGGACGCCGCCTTCCGGGGAGGAAGCCTCCTGCTGTTGCTGTCCTCTCCCAGCGCCCCGGCGGATGGCGTGACGCGGCTCCGGACCGAGTCCGAGGGGGCCGAGCGGCTCTCGGTGGAGGTGGTGCGCAGCCGGCAGGGGGGCCTGGGCACCCGGGCCGTGTTGCCGTGGCAGGCGCTCTACCCGGCGCTGGGGACGGAGGAGGCCGCGGCCCTGCGGCTCGCGGAGGAGTTGCCCACCGGCGAGGAGGACAGCATGCCGGAGTTCTACCGGGGACGGTCCTGGGAGCGCCGCAACGGGGTGTGCGGCATCCAGGGACAGCGCCCGGGGCGGGATGCGGCGATGCCTTCCTTCCGCTCGCGCCTGGGCGGAAGCCCGCCGTCGAGCTGA
- a CDS encoding Y-family DNA polymerase has protein sequence MRWGYLHFTRFPAQRKVIESPSLAGKPFVLVEEVRGQRKVAFGSTSALKAGVRPDMTLTAASALEPSLQHFPYRAEEEARALSSLGEALLCVAPAFQLASPEGLWFDAGAAHLFGGEEGLCARALEVCSDHGYRGRAVVASELFTGQALARHGKSPVRVIPEGGSAAALAPLPLLSLEAPARAPFLALGFSTLGEVAALPVGAVTARGGAASLRAHQLCQGRDDTRFVAAVLEEVLEERMTLEWPAESFEPLQFALKTVLDRLCARLAGRRRAAVQLTFTLQLDPRGHVELPLTLARPTARSKLLLDLARHRLSDLKLENPVAALSIRVDEHSEDRGQQLALGDAPEGDAALEVVLSRLATTLGEDALFCAALETVHRPEQAYAARAFRPPPATRAMAGELLPQEEREVSVEEALRERPSRLLEAPTPLEAEITESGELLAAWLLGRRRRVTAMAGPERLSGEWWAETPFSRDYYRVHVEGLGPAWVFRDARDGRFYLQGLFD, from the coding sequence ATGCGGTGGGGATACCTGCACTTCACGCGCTTTCCGGCACAGCGGAAGGTCATCGAGTCGCCCAGCCTGGCGGGCAAGCCCTTCGTGCTCGTGGAGGAGGTGCGCGGCCAACGCAAGGTGGCCTTCGGCTCCACGAGCGCCCTGAAGGCGGGGGTCCGGCCGGACATGACGCTGACGGCCGCCAGCGCCCTGGAGCCCTCGCTTCAGCATTTTCCCTACCGCGCCGAGGAGGAGGCGAGGGCGCTGAGCTCCCTGGGGGAGGCGCTGCTGTGTGTCGCCCCGGCCTTTCAGCTCGCCTCGCCCGAGGGCCTGTGGTTCGACGCGGGCGCCGCGCACCTGTTTGGCGGGGAGGAGGGCCTGTGCGCCAGGGCCCTGGAGGTGTGCTCGGATCATGGGTACCGGGGCCGGGCGGTGGTGGCCTCGGAGCTGTTCACCGGCCAGGCCCTGGCCCGTCATGGCAAGAGCCCCGTGCGGGTCATCCCCGAGGGCGGGAGTGCCGCGGCGCTGGCCCCGCTGCCCCTCCTGTCCCTGGAGGCGCCGGCTCGCGCCCCCTTCCTGGCGCTCGGCTTCAGCACCCTGGGTGAGGTGGCGGCGTTGCCCGTGGGGGCTGTGACGGCACGGGGTGGGGCCGCCAGCCTGCGGGCGCACCAGCTGTGCCAGGGCCGGGATGACACGCGCTTCGTGGCGGCGGTGCTGGAGGAGGTGCTGGAGGAGCGCATGACGCTGGAGTGGCCCGCCGAGTCCTTCGAGCCCCTTCAGTTCGCGCTCAAGACGGTGCTGGACCGGCTCTGTGCGCGGCTCGCCGGGCGGCGCCGGGCCGCGGTGCAGCTCACCTTCACCTTGCAGTTGGATCCCAGGGGGCACGTCGAGCTGCCGCTCACCCTGGCCCGGCCCACGGCCCGCTCGAAGCTCCTGTTGGATCTGGCCCGGCACCGGCTGTCCGACCTGAAGCTGGAGAACCCGGTGGCCGCGCTCTCCATCCGGGTGGACGAGCACAGCGAGGACCGGGGGCAGCAACTGGCCCTGGGAGATGCTCCGGAAGGAGATGCGGCCCTGGAGGTGGTGCTGTCGCGGCTGGCCACGACGCTGGGGGAGGACGCGCTCTTCTGCGCGGCCCTGGAGACCGTCCACCGGCCCGAGCAGGCCTATGCGGCCCGGGCCTTCCGGCCGCCTCCCGCCACGCGAGCCATGGCCGGGGAGCTGCTTCCGCAAGAGGAGCGGGAGGTGTCCGTGGAGGAGGCGTTGCGCGAGCGGCCCTCGCGCCTCCTGGAAGCGCCCACCCCGCTGGAGGCGGAAATCACGGAGTCTGGGGAGCTGCTCGCCGCGTGGTTGCTGGGCCGCAGGCGCCGGGTGACGGCGATGGCCGGTCCCGAGCGCTTGAGCGGGGAGTGGTGGGCGGAGACGCCCTTCAGCCGGGACTACTACCGGGTGCATGTCGAAGGGCTGGGCCCCGCGTGGGTCTTCCGGGATGCGCGGGATGGCCGCTTCTATCTCCAGGGGCTCTTCGACTGA
- a CDS encoding ATP-binding cassette domain-containing protein, whose protein sequence is MPSLRAHGVSFAFSDAVPLLSEVEFHLSPGWTGLVGANGAGKSTLLRLLAGALTPTEGHLQFEPRTPLVCFCPQGVEALTGDITAFAESWDAVARRVLGQLGLEPGALERWPTLSPGERKRWQVGAALASEPDVLLLDEPTNHLDAEARQWLISALHRFRGIGILVSHDRELLETLTTHTLRVHAGEARLWPGAYAAARQAWEAEREGELAGRQQAQEAHRKVRQQLDQARREHQAANASRHTGRRIKDKYDNDARSMGAKVVAGWAEARAGRRVGVLRDEAERAAEAIGEFQADKTLGRSVFVDYVRSPNPWLFTLEDFTLRAGEVALLGPVTLGVGRESRIRIEGPNGAGKTTLLKALLAHARIPRDRVLSLPQDVSPAEGQEALEAVRALPPEERGRVLSLVSALGVDPERLLASEQPSPGEARKLLIARGLGQHAWALVLDEPTNHLDLPSIERLEAALANYPGALVLVTHDTHFALQCTTERWLVEGGQISSSN, encoded by the coding sequence ATGCCGTCCCTTCGCGCCCATGGCGTGTCCTTCGCCTTTTCAGACGCTGTTCCCCTGCTCTCCGAAGTGGAGTTTCACCTCTCGCCTGGCTGGACGGGCCTTGTCGGTGCCAATGGCGCCGGTAAGTCCACCCTCCTTCGCCTGCTGGCCGGAGCGCTGACACCCACCGAGGGGCATCTGCAATTCGAGCCGCGCACGCCCCTCGTGTGCTTCTGTCCTCAGGGCGTCGAAGCCCTGACCGGTGACATCACCGCCTTCGCCGAATCCTGGGACGCGGTGGCGCGGCGGGTGCTCGGACAGCTCGGCCTGGAGCCGGGCGCGCTCGAGCGCTGGCCCACCCTGTCTCCCGGGGAGCGCAAGCGCTGGCAGGTGGGCGCGGCGCTGGCGAGCGAGCCCGATGTCTTGCTGCTCGATGAGCCCACCAACCACCTGGATGCGGAGGCACGCCAGTGGCTCATCTCCGCGCTGCACCGGTTCCGGGGCATCGGCATCCTCGTCTCCCACGACCGGGAGCTGCTGGAGACGCTGACCACCCACACGCTGCGCGTTCACGCGGGCGAGGCCCGGCTGTGGCCCGGTGCCTATGCCGCCGCCCGGCAGGCCTGGGAGGCCGAGCGCGAAGGCGAACTCGCGGGCCGGCAGCAAGCCCAGGAGGCCCACCGGAAGGTGCGCCAGCAGCTCGACCAGGCCCGGCGGGAGCACCAGGCCGCCAACGCCTCACGCCACACGGGCCGGCGCATCAAGGACAAGTACGACAACGACGCGCGCTCCATGGGCGCGAAGGTCGTCGCGGGCTGGGCGGAGGCGCGCGCGGGCCGGCGCGTGGGCGTGCTCCGGGACGAGGCGGAGCGGGCCGCCGAGGCCATCGGCGAGTTCCAGGCCGACAAGACGCTGGGGCGTTCGGTCTTCGTGGACTACGTGCGCTCGCCCAATCCGTGGCTGTTCACCCTGGAGGACTTCACCCTGCGTGCCGGAGAGGTGGCGCTGCTCGGACCCGTGACCCTGGGCGTGGGCCGGGAGAGCCGCATCCGCATCGAGGGGCCCAACGGCGCGGGAAAGACGACGCTGCTCAAGGCCCTGCTGGCGCATGCCCGCATCCCCCGGGACCGGGTGCTCTCCCTTCCGCAGGACGTGAGCCCAGCGGAGGGCCAGGAGGCGCTCGAAGCGGTGCGGGCGCTGCCCCCCGAGGAGCGTGGGCGGGTGTTGTCCCTGGTCTCCGCGCTGGGGGTGGATCCGGAGCGGCTCCTGGCCTCGGAGCAGCCCTCGCCCGGCGAGGCGCGCAAGCTGCTCATCGCCCGGGGCCTGGGACAGCATGCCTGGGCGCTGGTGCTGGATGAGCCCACCAACCACCTGGACCTGCCCTCCATCGAACGCCTGGAAGCCGCCCTGGCCAACTACCCGGGGGCCCTGGTGCTGGTGACACATGACACACACTTCGCGCTCCAGTGCACCACGGAGCGGTGGCTCGTGGAAGGAGGCCAGATTTCCTCTTCGAATTAA
- a CDS encoding YnfA family protein has protein sequence MFVLLRALGLFVLTAVAEIVGCYLPYLWLREGKSPLLLVPATMSLGAFAWLLTLHPTGASRTYAAYGGVYIAAALMWLWAVEGERPSVWDIVGALVALAGMAIIVLAPRR, from the coding sequence ATGTTCGTCCTCCTGCGGGCCTTGGGCCTCTTCGTGCTGACGGCAGTGGCGGAGATCGTGGGCTGCTACTTGCCCTACCTCTGGCTCCGCGAGGGCAAGTCTCCGCTGCTCCTCGTGCCAGCCACCATGAGCCTCGGCGCCTTCGCCTGGCTTCTGACGCTCCACCCCACGGGGGCCTCGCGCACCTACGCCGCCTACGGCGGCGTCTACATCGCGGCGGCGTTGATGTGGTTGTGGGCCGTGGAGGGGGAGCGGCCCAGCGTCTGGGACATCGTAGGGGCCCTGGTGGCCTTGGCGGGGATGGCGATCATCGTGCTGGCGCCCCGCAGGTAG
- a CDS encoding SPFH domain-containing protein: MLTVLLIVAALVVGVGLMTGLRIVPQAKVMVVERLGRFHHVAHSGLNVLIPLMDSPRAIEMRTGNRYLRSNTVDLREQVMGFDTVQVITHDNVTMEVGSVIYYQITDPAKTLYQVENLALAIEQLTMTNLRNIMGGLTLDQTLTSRETVNTKLRIVLDEATEKWGVKVTRVELREIEPPQAIKDAMAKQMTAERERRAEVTKAEGDKAAAILQAEGEKISRILRAEAERDAEVARAEGHKRAVVLEAEAKAEATRLVFEAVHSGRATPEILALRYLETLQELGKGDNKVFVPYEASAALGSVGMLKELFAKEGTAATPAGKPAPSAAALSAQSLARSVMQPPQAQPVRRGASPAQDE, translated from the coding sequence ATGTTGACCGTATTGCTCATTGTCGCGGCGTTGGTGGTGGGCGTGGGCCTCATGACCGGTCTGCGGATCGTCCCCCAGGCGAAGGTCATGGTGGTGGAGCGGCTGGGGCGGTTCCACCATGTGGCCCACAGTGGACTGAACGTCCTCATCCCCCTCATGGACAGCCCCCGCGCCATCGAGATGCGCACGGGCAACCGCTACCTGCGCAGCAACACGGTGGACCTGCGCGAGCAGGTGATGGGCTTCGACACCGTGCAGGTCATCACCCACGACAACGTGACGATGGAGGTGGGCTCGGTCATCTATTACCAGATCACCGATCCGGCGAAGACGCTCTACCAGGTGGAGAACCTGGCGCTGGCCATCGAGCAGCTGACGATGACGAACCTGCGCAACATCATGGGCGGGCTGACGCTGGACCAGACGCTGACCAGCCGCGAGACGGTGAACACCAAGCTGCGCATCGTGCTGGACGAGGCCACGGAGAAGTGGGGCGTGAAGGTGACGCGCGTGGAGCTGCGCGAAATTGAACCCCCTCAGGCCATCAAGGACGCGATGGCCAAGCAGATGACGGCCGAGCGCGAGCGCCGCGCCGAGGTGACGAAGGCCGAGGGCGACAAGGCGGCGGCCATTCTCCAGGCCGAGGGTGAGAAGATCTCCCGCATCTTGCGCGCCGAGGCCGAGCGTGACGCGGAGGTGGCCCGCGCGGAGGGCCACAAGCGCGCGGTGGTGCTGGAGGCGGAGGCGAAGGCGGAGGCTACGCGGCTGGTGTTCGAGGCGGTGCACTCGGGCCGGGCCACGCCGGAGATCCTCGCGCTGCGCTACCTGGAGACGCTGCAGGAGCTGGGCAAGGGGGACAACAAGGTGTTCGTCCCCTACGAGGCCTCCGCGGCCCTGGGCAGCGTGGGCATGCTCAAGGAGCTGTTCGCCAAGGAAGGCACCGCCGCCACCCCGGCGGGCAAGCCGGCCCCGTCCGCCGCCGCCCTGAGCGCCCAGTCCCTGGCGCGCAGCGTGATGCAGCCCCCGCAGGCTCAGCCCGTGCGCCGGGGGGCCTCTCCAGCCCAGGACGAGTAG
- a CDS encoding NfeD family protein produces the protein MDLTPTAWQLWLVAALVFGGLEMSLSGFVTLWFALGALVAALASALGLGINGQLLLFIATTGALFFSSRTLFKKAFMRKATPLRTGVEAMLGQEAVVIEAVMDPQGGTVRINGELWAARSLSGPVGEGERVTVEQIEGLKLWVRRSTARHEVLLHSEEGTG, from the coding sequence ATGGACCTGACCCCTACCGCCTGGCAGCTCTGGCTCGTCGCGGCGCTCGTCTTCGGAGGCCTGGAGATGTCGCTCTCCGGCTTCGTGACGCTGTGGTTCGCGCTGGGAGCGCTCGTGGCTGCGCTCGCCTCGGCGCTGGGGCTGGGGATTAACGGGCAGTTGCTGCTGTTCATCGCCACGACCGGCGCCCTGTTCTTCTCCTCGCGCACGCTTTTCAAAAAGGCGTTCATGCGCAAGGCCACCCCGCTGCGGACGGGGGTGGAGGCGATGCTGGGACAGGAGGCGGTGGTCATCGAGGCCGTCATGGACCCGCAGGGCGGTACGGTGCGGATCAACGGTGAGCTGTGGGCGGCCCGCTCGCTGTCGGGGCCGGTGGGCGAAGGCGAGCGCGTCACCGTGGAGCAGATCGAAGGGTTGAAGCTGTGGGTGCGGCGTTCAACGGCGCGGCATGAGGTTCTCCTCCATTCAGAAGAAGGGACAGGCTGA
- a CDS encoding error-prone DNA polymerase, producing MYAELVCRSNFSFLRGASHPEELVATAARLGLPALALTDGDGLYGVVKAHLAAREHGLKLLLGTELTLTDGPPVVVYAMNAGGYANMCRLVSASRMAHPKGQTGLPWREVAERAEGLLALLPHPAPLEQVAGLAEAFPGRFHVGLCRTLSAGDGPREAKAEALARALGVPLCAHNDVHVHHRRRQPLQDVLTAIRHKTTVDKAGTRLMPNAERTLKSPHEMARLFHDRPEALERTLEIAGRCHATLEDLRYHFSEEDLPPGLTAMGHLRGLTEEGLTVRYPSGVPPEVRKQVEHELKLIEALDFPGYFLALWDIVRFARSRGILCQGRGSAANSVVCYALQLTAIDPVRMGLLFERFLSMERKEPPDIDVDFEHERREEVLQYVYEKHGRHRAGMVCEFICYRGRLALREVGKSLGLSLDQVDRLSKVAAASGFDVTPEVLVEAGLSAFDRRVRQTLTLAKEMEGFPRHVSIHVGGFVITREPLVDLIPVENAAMKGRTVIQWEKDDTNALGVLKVDLLALGMLTAVSKCLAFIREHFGRELSLATIPAEDPQVYDMLCEADTVGVFQIESRAQMNMLPRLKPRTFYDLVIEIALIRPGPIVGNMVHPYLRRRNGEEVPTYPTDEVRAILEKTLGVPLFQEQAMKLAMVAAGFTAGEADGLRRALGHKRAEQLLEPYRLRFVAGGVKRGYPSPYMEELFEQFRGFAHYGFPESHSASFALIAYASSWLKCHYPQAFTAALLNSQPMGFYAPHTLVADARRHGVEVRPVDVRHSGWDCTLEEGGALRLGLRMVRGLGEAAGRRVAASRGEGYTCLADVARRTRIPRHELTRLALAGALASLCGSRRQALWEIQALGPLDADDLFFGMPMDGTQVALPPMSVAERVSADYETVGLSLEKHPLELLRPALRKRGAVSAEGLQRVSAGRRVAVGGMLICRQRPPTAKGMCFLSLEDETGIANLVVPPDVYERSRRDIHGALFLVGEGILERSGKVLNVKTQWIHALEGAVG from the coding sequence GTGTACGCCGAGCTGGTCTGCCGCTCCAACTTCTCGTTTCTCCGAGGCGCCTCGCATCCCGAGGAGCTGGTGGCCACGGCCGCCCGGCTGGGCCTGCCCGCCCTGGCGCTGACGGATGGAGATGGGCTGTACGGGGTGGTGAAGGCCCACCTGGCCGCCCGGGAGCACGGCCTGAAGCTCCTGCTCGGCACCGAGCTGACGCTGACCGACGGTCCGCCCGTGGTGGTGTACGCCATGAACGCGGGCGGCTACGCCAACATGTGCCGCCTGGTGTCCGCCAGCCGGATGGCCCACCCCAAGGGCCAGACGGGGCTGCCCTGGCGGGAGGTGGCCGAGCGCGCCGAGGGGCTCCTCGCGCTGCTGCCCCATCCGGCCCCCCTCGAACAGGTGGCGGGCCTCGCCGAGGCCTTCCCAGGGCGCTTCCACGTCGGGCTGTGCCGCACCCTGTCCGCGGGGGACGGCCCCCGGGAGGCCAAGGCCGAGGCCCTGGCACGGGCGCTGGGTGTGCCGCTGTGCGCGCACAACGACGTCCACGTCCACCACCGGCGCCGCCAGCCGCTCCAGGACGTGCTCACCGCCATCCGCCACAAGACGACGGTGGACAAGGCGGGCACGCGGTTGATGCCCAACGCGGAGCGGACGCTGAAGTCCCCCCACGAGATGGCGCGGCTGTTCCACGACCGGCCCGAGGCGCTGGAGCGCACCCTGGAGATCGCCGGCCGGTGCCACGCCACGCTGGAGGATCTGCGCTACCACTTCTCCGAGGAGGACCTGCCCCCGGGGCTCACCGCCATGGGACACCTGCGAGGGCTCACCGAGGAGGGGCTCACCGTGCGCTACCCCTCGGGCGTGCCCCCCGAGGTGCGCAAGCAGGTGGAGCATGAGCTGAAGCTCATCGAGGCGCTGGACTTCCCCGGCTACTTCCTGGCGCTCTGGGACATCGTCCGCTTCGCGCGCTCCCGGGGCATCCTCTGCCAGGGCCGGGGCAGCGCGGCCAACTCGGTGGTCTGCTACGCGCTGCAGCTCACCGCGATTGATCCGGTGCGCATGGGGCTGCTCTTCGAGCGCTTCCTGAGCATGGAGCGCAAGGAGCCCCCGGACATCGACGTGGACTTCGAGCACGAGCGCCGCGAGGAGGTGCTCCAGTACGTCTACGAGAAGCACGGCCGGCACCGGGCCGGCATGGTGTGCGAGTTCATCTGCTACCGGGGGCGGCTGGCGCTGCGCGAGGTGGGCAAGTCCCTGGGGCTGTCGCTCGACCAGGTGGACCGGCTCTCCAAGGTGGCGGCGGCCTCCGGCTTCGACGTCACCCCGGAAGTCCTCGTCGAGGCGGGGCTGTCCGCGTTCGACCGGCGGGTGCGGCAGACGCTCACGCTCGCCAAGGAGATGGAGGGCTTTCCGCGCCACGTCTCCATCCACGTGGGCGGCTTCGTCATCACCCGCGAGCCGCTGGTGGACCTCATCCCCGTGGAGAACGCGGCGATGAAGGGCCGCACCGTCATCCAGTGGGAGAAGGACGACACCAACGCCCTGGGCGTGCTGAAGGTGGACCTGCTGGCGCTGGGCATGCTCACCGCGGTGTCCAAGTGCCTGGCGTTCATCCGCGAGCACTTCGGGCGGGAGCTGTCCCTGGCCACCATCCCCGCGGAGGACCCCCAGGTCTACGACATGCTGTGCGAGGCGGACACCGTGGGGGTGTTCCAGATCGAAAGCCGGGCGCAGATGAACATGCTGCCGCGCCTCAAGCCCCGCACCTTCTATGACCTGGTGATTGAGATCGCCCTCATCCGCCCCGGCCCCATCGTGGGCAACATGGTCCACCCCTACCTGCGGCGGCGCAACGGCGAGGAGGTGCCCACGTACCCCACGGACGAGGTGCGGGCCATCCTCGAGAAGACGCTGGGGGTGCCGCTCTTCCAGGAGCAGGCCATGAAGCTGGCCATGGTGGCCGCGGGCTTCACGGCGGGGGAGGCGGACGGACTGCGGCGGGCCCTGGGCCACAAGCGCGCCGAGCAGCTCCTGGAGCCCTACCGCCTGCGCTTCGTGGCGGGCGGCGTGAAGCGGGGCTACCCGTCCCCTTATATGGAGGAGCTGTTCGAGCAGTTCCGGGGCTTCGCGCACTACGGCTTTCCCGAGTCGCACTCGGCCTCGTTCGCGCTCATCGCCTATGCCTCCTCGTGGCTCAAGTGCCACTACCCTCAGGCCTTCACCGCCGCGCTGCTCAACTCCCAGCCCATGGGCTTCTACGCGCCGCACACGCTGGTGGCCGACGCGCGCCGGCACGGGGTGGAGGTGCGGCCGGTGGACGTGCGCCACTCGGGGTGGGACTGCACGCTGGAGGAGGGCGGGGCGCTGCGCCTGGGGCTGCGCATGGTGCGCGGCCTGGGCGAGGCGGCGGGCCGGCGCGTGGCGGCCTCCCGGGGCGAGGGCTACACGTGCCTGGCGGACGTGGCCCGGCGCACGCGCATTCCCCGCCACGAGCTGACGCGGCTGGCGCTGGCCGGGGCCCTGGCCTCGCTGTGCGGCTCCCGGCGGCAGGCGCTGTGGGAGATTCAAGCCCTGGGGCCGCTGGACGCGGATGACCTGTTCTTCGGAATGCCCATGGACGGCACCCAGGTGGCGCTGCCGCCCATGAGCGTGGCGGAGCGGGTGTCGGCGGACTACGAGACGGTGGGGCTGTCGCTGGAGAAACATCCGCTGGAGCTGCTGCGGCCGGCGCTGCGCAAGCGGGGCGCCGTCTCCGCCGAGGGGCTCCAGCGAGTGTCCGCTGGAAGACGCGTGGCCGTGGGCGGCATGCTCATCTGCCGGCAGCGGCCTCCCACCGCCAAGGGCATGTGCTTCCTCTCCCTGGAGGATGAGACGGGCATCGCCAACCTGGTGGTGCCACCGGACGTCTACGAGCGCTCCCGCCGGGACATCCACGGCGCACTCTTCCTGGTGGGAGAGGGCATCCTGGAGCGCTCGGGCAAGGTGCTCAACGTCAAGACGCAGTGGATTCACGCCCTGGAAGGGGCCGTGGGTTAA